A genome region from bacterium Unc6 includes the following:
- a CDS encoding acyl-[acyl-carrier-protein]--UDP-N-acetylglucosamine O-acyltransferase: protein MNNIHPTAIIESKNISDNVSVGPWTYIRQDVQIGEGTQIGSHCVLEGNTEIGKNCSIFKGSVVGSIPQSLKFHNQKTYLKIADRVVIREFVTINPGCLTDLTSIGNNVLIMAYCHIAHDCKIGDDVIMANNAGLAGHIEIHNNAVLGGFAAIHQFVRIGEYSMVGGMSKIVQDVPPFSLVDGRPGKVCGLNVIGLRRANFSPQTRATLYKAFKILFFSGLSTTHALVEVERRIVDINEVKKLVEFVKTSKRGIAR, encoded by the coding sequence ATGAATAACATACATCCAACAGCAATAATTGAATCAAAAAATATTTCTGACAATGTCTCAGTAGGTCCATGGACATATATAAGGCAGGATGTTCAAATTGGGGAAGGAACACAGATAGGTTCACACTGTGTCTTAGAAGGCAATACCGAGATTGGCAAAAACTGTTCTATATTTAAGGGCTCGGTTGTTGGAAGTATTCCTCAGAGTTTAAAGTTTCATAATCAAAAAACATACTTAAAAATAGCAGATAGGGTAGTGATCAGAGAATTTGTCACAATAAATCCCGGTTGTCTAACAGACCTTACAAGCATTGGAAACAATGTTCTTATAATGGCATACTGTCATATCGCACATGATTGTAAGATTGGCGATGATGTTATTATGGCAAACAACGCAGGGCTTGCAGGACATATAGAGATTCACAATAATGCAGTTCTCGGGGGATTTGCTGCAATTCATCAGTTTGTTCGTATCGGTGAATATTCTATGGTAGGCGGTATGTCAAAGATTGTTCAGGATGTTCCTCCCTTTTCTCTCGTAGATGGAAGGCCCGGCAAGGTATGTGGTTTAAATGTTATTGGTTTAAGAAGGGCCAACTTTTCACCTCAGACCAGAGCCACGCTTTATAAGGCATTCAAAATTTTATTCTTTTCAGGACTTTCTACAACCCATGCACTTGTTGAAGTTGAAAGACGCATTGTAGATATTAATGAGGTAAAAAAGCTCGTTGAGTTTGTAAAAACATCGAAGCGCGGAATTGCCAGGTAG
- a CDS encoding UDP-3-O-(3-hydroxymyristoyl)glucosamine N-acyltransferase, which translates to MKTVKEIAEIIEGEVIGDDSIEIAGASGIKEAQPGDVTFIANLKYAPLMQQTRASAIIVSGELKNYSGAKTLIVTENPSLAFAKFVSLLAPNKIVRPKGISSQSIIGKNVKLGKNVAIQPFVVIEDSVQIGDGTVIYAGVYIGHHTELGNDVLIYPNVSIRERTSIGSRVVIHSGSVIGSDGFGFATVRGVHHRIPQIGTVVIEDDVEIGSNVTIDRARFDRTFIGKGTKIDNLVQIAHNVYIGANSVIVAQTGISGSVEIGSNVTLAGQSGVIGHIKIGNNVVVAAKSGVTKSISDNMCVSGFPARPHNEEKRLKASIQRLPKLYNKISELEKKIKILEEMLSAKNNS; encoded by the coding sequence GTGAAGACAGTAAAAGAAATTGCTGAGATTATAGAAGGGGAGGTTATAGGAGATGATAGCATTGAAATTGCCGGTGCAAGCGGAATAAAAGAGGCACAGCCAGGCGATGTTACATTTATTGCCAATCTCAAGTATGCGCCATTGATGCAACAAACAAGAGCATCTGCAATCATTGTCTCAGGGGAATTAAAAAACTATTCAGGGGCAAAAACATTGATAGTTACGGAAAACCCGAGTCTTGCATTTGCAAAGTTTGTTTCACTTCTTGCTCCGAATAAAATTGTAAGACCTAAAGGCATAAGTTCACAGTCTATTATAGGAAAGAATGTAAAATTAGGTAAAAATGTTGCCATACAGCCGTTTGTTGTTATAGAGGATAGTGTTCAGATAGGGGACGGGACTGTAATATATGCAGGTGTATATATAGGACACCATACAGAGTTGGGCAACGATGTGTTGATATATCCGAATGTTTCTATCAGGGAACGCACCAGTATTGGAAGCAGAGTTGTTATACATTCTGGAAGTGTTATAGGAAGTGATGGTTTTGGATTTGCAACAGTTCGGGGGGTACATCACAGAATCCCACAGATTGGGACTGTTGTAATAGAGGACGATGTTGAAATAGGTTCAAATGTTACAATAGACAGGGCAAGATTTGACAGGACATTTATAGGTAAGGGAACAAAGATAGACAACCTTGTTCAGATTGCCCATAATGTATATATAGGAGCAAATTCTGTTATTGTTGCACAAACCGGGATATCAGGTAGTGTTGAAATAGGTTCAAATGTAACACTGGCCGGACAGTCAGGCGTTATAGGACATATAAAGATCGGAAACAATGTTGTAGTTGCAGCAAAATCGGGTGTTACAAAATCTATCTCTGATAATATGTGTGTATCCGGTTTCCCGGCAAGGCCCCATAACGAGGAAAAGAGGTTAAAGGCATCCATACAAAGGCTTCCTAAATTGTATAATAAGATTTCCGAACTTGAGAAAAAAATAAAAATATTGGAGGAGATGTTAAGTGCAAAAAACAATTCGTAA
- a CDS encoding anaerobic ribonucleoside-triphosphate reductase: MTAQTILKEKEEKQTTTSAKYFTQVRKRDGRLVTFDRSKIADAIFKAAKAVGGEDRLMAEEIANAVTLYLKNRFQKNIPEIEQIQDIVEKVLIETGHAKTAKAYIIYRKKRQQTREQMRVRHYVRGKTSSTDVSLLVTASSRHELLSWDKARIAGALQKEAQIEEGLSWEIASKVEQRIINSGLTVISTSLIRELVDNELFEKGLTKKISKTSVIGMPVYDLEQLVFSKTKENSNITSNNPEAINLAIAENTLKQYALQSIFSSDIADAHLKGAIHIHDLGYPTRVYCSSHSLEYIKKYGLTHICNLDTSSAPAKHARTLTGHLNTFLASMQAYYAGALGIGYLNILLAPYLEGMTYKEMKQEAQHLIFSGSQNAFSRGGQSLFIDFNIHTGVPEYLKNIPAIGPDGKYTGKTYKDYETISQEFCKAMLDVWKEGDMLGRPFAFPKADFHVSEETFEDPKQFELFKAAGEVASTNGSVYFVFDRGSQVVLSMCCRLRQKINDKFMIEHPESMRFCGFQNVTVNLPQAAYRAQKNNLSQLYKEIDHMIEICVRAHLQKKQFIASLMKDPHMPLWQIGKPAQDGRPYVDLDKCTYIIGLIGLNECVQFITGEELHQSDLAFLTGLKIVARMYLKIQEQTEKTGLRFSLEESPAESATRRLAKVDLKTYPESAASVVRGSIENDTIYYTNSIHLRADAPVDIVTRIEKQSKFHNLIESGAIIHAFVGEQMPSAQSILNLVEKTFYKSSCAQLTISPEFSICNNCGKVIRGIHSACVHCLSKDIYSITRIVGYYSRINNWNPSKLAELEDRHSGDYKVAN, translated from the coding sequence ATGACCGCACAAACAATTCTGAAAGAAAAAGAAGAAAAACAAACAACTACATCCGCTAAATATTTCACACAGGTAAGAAAAAGAGACGGGCGGCTTGTTACTTTTGATAGGTCAAAGATAGCGGATGCCATATTCAAGGCTGCAAAGGCTGTAGGCGGTGAGGATCGTTTGATGGCTGAGGAGATTGCCAATGCGGTAACATTATACTTAAAAAATAGATTTCAAAAAAATATCCCTGAGATAGAACAGATACAAGATATAGTTGAGAAGGTTCTTATTGAAACAGGTCATGCAAAAACAGCAAAGGCATATATTATTTATAGAAAAAAAAGACAACAGACAAGAGAACAGATGAGGGTAAGACACTATGTGAGGGGAAAGACTTCTTCAACTGATGTTTCTCTTCTTGTAACTGCTTCAAGCAGGCATGAACTTCTTTCATGGGACAAAGCAAGGATTGCAGGTGCACTTCAAAAAGAGGCTCAGATAGAAGAAGGGCTTTCTTGGGAGATAGCATCAAAGGTTGAACAGAGAATTATCAATTCAGGCTTAACAGTTATATCCACCTCTCTTATCCGTGAGCTTGTTGATAATGAACTTTTTGAAAAAGGATTAACAAAAAAAATATCAAAAACCTCTGTTATAGGTATGCCTGTATATGACCTTGAACAACTTGTATTTTCAAAAACAAAAGAAAATTCAAATATAACATCAAACAATCCAGAAGCAATAAATCTTGCAATTGCCGAAAACACACTTAAACAATACGCTCTGCAATCCATATTCTCCTCCGATATTGCAGATGCGCACCTAAAGGGTGCTATACATATCCATGACCTTGGTTATCCGACAAGGGTTTACTGTTCCAGCCATTCACTTGAATACATCAAAAAATATGGACTTACCCATATCTGTAATCTTGATACATCAAGCGCCCCTGCAAAGCATGCAAGAACACTTACAGGGCACCTGAATACATTTCTTGCATCAATGCAGGCCTATTATGCCGGAGCACTCGGCATAGGTTACTTGAACATACTTTTAGCTCCGTATCTTGAAGGTATGACCTATAAGGAAATGAAACAGGAGGCACAACATTTGATATTTTCAGGAAGTCAGAATGCATTCAGTCGCGGAGGACAGAGCCTTTTTATAGATTTTAATATCCATACAGGAGTGCCAGAGTACTTAAAAAATATCCCTGCAATAGGTCCTGACGGGAAATATACGGGTAAGACATATAAAGATTATGAAACAATCTCACAGGAGTTTTGTAAGGCTATGCTTGATGTCTGGAAAGAAGGGGATATGTTAGGTAGACCATTTGCATTTCCAAAGGCAGATTTTCATGTGTCGGAAGAAACATTTGAAGACCCAAAACAGTTTGAACTTTTCAAAGCAGCTGGGGAGGTTGCCAGTACCAATGGTTCAGTATATTTCGTTTTTGACAGGGGAAGCCAGGTTGTTCTCTCTATGTGCTGCAGGCTTCGTCAAAAGATAAATGACAAGTTTATGATAGAGCATCCGGAATCAATGAGATTCTGTGGATTCCAGAATGTAACAGTAAACCTTCCTCAGGCAGCATACAGAGCTCAGAAGAACAATTTAAGTCAACTTTATAAGGAAATTGATCATATGATAGAAATATGTGTCCGAGCACACCTTCAGAAGAAACAATTTATTGCCTCCCTTATGAAAGATCCGCATATGCCACTATGGCAGATTGGGAAACCTGCACAGGACGGAAGGCCATATGTGGATCTTGATAAATGCACATATATAATAGGACTTATCGGACTTAACGAATGCGTCCAATTTATAACGGGTGAAGAGCTCCATCAATCGGATTTAGCATTCTTAACAGGTTTAAAAATAGTGGCAAGAATGTATCTAAAAATACAAGAGCAAACTGAAAAAACAGGTTTAAGATTTTCTCTTGAAGAAAGCCCAGCTGAAAGCGCAACAAGAAGGCTCGCAAAGGTTGACCTTAAAACATACCCTGAAAGTGCGGCATCGGTCGTAAGAGGAAGTATTGAAAATGACACTATATATTATACAAACTCAATACATCTCAGGGCAGACGCACCTGTGGATATTGTAACAAGGATTGAAAAACAGTCAAAGTTCCACAACCTTATTGAATCAGGAGCGATTATCCATGCCTTTGTTGGAGAACAGATGCCGTCTGCACAATCCATATTAAACCTTGTTGAAAAGACATTCTATAAATCATCCTGTGCCCAACTTACAATATCACCTGAATTCAGTATATGTAACAATTGTGGCAAAGTTATAAGGGGCATACACAGCGCTTGCGTCCACTGTTTAAGCAAGGACATATACTCTATAACAAGGATAGTAGGATATTATAGCAGGATTAACAACTGGAATCCTTCAAAGCTTGCAGAACTTGAAGACAGACACAGCGGAGACTATAAAGTTGCAAATTAA
- a CDS encoding transcriptional regulator NrdR — protein sequence MKCPFCNSIEDRVIDSRTSQDGESIRRRRECLKCEKRFTTYEQIENIPLMVIKKDGRREPFNRNKTIAGLIKACEKRPISTDKITQIVDRLERKLQRKNGKEVNTKKIGEFLMKKLHTLDEVAYVRFASVYRQFRDATQFITETKDFIKKTKGGKI from the coding sequence ATGAAATGTCCTTTTTGCAATAGTATAGAAGACAGGGTAATAGATTCAAGAACAAGTCAGGACGGTGAATCTATAAGAAGACGAAGGGAATGTCTTAAATGTGAAAAAAGATTTACAACATATGAACAAATAGAAAACATTCCTCTTATGGTAATAAAAAAAGATGGAAGAAGAGAGCCATTTAACAGAAACAAAACAATTGCAGGGCTGATAAAAGCCTGTGAAAAAAGGCCCATAAGCACTGATAAGATTACACAGATAGTTGATAGGTTAGAAAGAAAATTGCAAAGAAAAAATGGAAAAGAGGTAAATACAAAAAAGATAGGCGAATTTCTTATGAAAAAATTGCACACCCTTGATGAGGTAGCATATGTAAGGTTTGCATCCGTGTACAGACAGTTCAGAGATGCAACCCAGTTTATAACCGAAACAAAAGACTTTATTAAGAAAACAAAAGGAGGAAAAATATGA
- a CDS encoding 5,10-methylenetetrahydrofolate reductase — MSFAKKLTRGEFVITSEIGPPKGTNIELHIKEAEHIKNKIDAFNVTDLQSSVMRLGSLAVSCLLVQKGLEPIFQATCRDRNRLALQSDLLSAHALGIRNILILTGDHPVLGDHPEAKPVFDLDSISLLKVATDLMNGKDMKGNELDGIPKFFLGAIVSPSSDPLEPQIMKMEKKIMAGARFFQTQAVYNLNAFERFMKIVEKYKVPILGGIVLLKSAGMAKYMNEKVAGINVPEKYIKMMAEAKKEDRVKTSIKIAAELIKGMKNICQGIHIMPLGWEKYVPDVLEESGL; from the coding sequence ATGAGTTTTGCAAAAAAACTTACCCGTGGGGAATTTGTAATAACTTCTGAGATTGGTCCTCCGAAAGGAACAAACATTGAACTGCATATCAAAGAGGCAGAACATATAAAGAACAAGATTGATGCTTTCAATGTTACCGATTTACAAAGTTCTGTGATGCGTTTAGGCTCCCTTGCTGTGTCCTGCCTTCTTGTTCAAAAAGGGCTTGAACCGATTTTTCAAGCAACCTGCAGGGATAGGAACCGTTTGGCTTTACAATCGGATCTGTTAAGCGCCCATGCCCTTGGAATAAGAAATATTCTTATTTTGACAGGAGATCATCCTGTTCTGGGGGACCATCCTGAGGCGAAACCGGTTTTTGATTTAGATTCTATAAGTTTATTGAAGGTTGCGACTGATTTGATGAATGGAAAAGATATGAAAGGAAACGAGCTTGATGGAATCCCTAAATTTTTTCTTGGGGCAATTGTAAGTCCATCCTCTGATCCACTTGAACCGCAGATTATGAAAATGGAGAAAAAAATTATGGCAGGAGCAAGATTTTTTCAGACACAGGCAGTCTATAATTTGAATGCCTTTGAGAGGTTTATGAAAATTGTAGAAAAATATAAGGTTCCGATTCTTGGCGGAATTGTTCTGTTAAAATCAGCAGGGATGGCAAAGTATATGAACGAAAAGGTTGCAGGTATCAATGTCCCGGAAAAATATATAAAAATGATGGCTGAAGCAAAAAAGGAAGATAGGGTAAAAACAAGTATAAAGATTGCCGCTGAACTTATTAAGGGTATGAAAAATATATGTCAGGGAATTCATATTATGCCTTTGGGGTGGGAAAAATATGTTCCTGATGTATTAGAAGAATCAGGATTGTAA
- a CDS encoding electron transport complex subunit RsxC, with product MDYTKYGLKPDDEIKNIFREINSIFNLWCKKCYKKYKTDIEPECERLNEILGEENSKIKGWTGIDFLCNNHHTAEKLIELGVNSFDSIGIIACGLGVQFVSEKFPDKRIFALCDSIPQSGNSTSPEGFHGVSLSKEKCAACSQCYLNLTGGICPIVNCSKSLLNGPCGGVKNGKCEVNPDIPCAWEDIYNRLKKQNKLFCSEIQVRDFNRFNFDEKKKYSEISLSKRQEGFYGGVHPLDSKENTSRARILNFPEPPYVLIFISQHTGSLSKPIVKEGDTVKMGQKIAESTGVISSTIHSSISGRVVKIEEKIHPTLQKPIPAIIIENNGKNTMDESIKPVDFEGLSKENIIEILKEKGIVGLGGAMFPTYVKFLFEVSKKSIETLIVNGCECEPYLNTDNRIMIEYPEKILKGIKVLQKIANPKNTIIGIEDNKKEAIEILQKYSSSDITVLSLRTKYPQGAEKMLIKRLTGKNVPEGGLPIEVGSIVINVGTALAIYKAIFEGIPLIDRVITVSGDGVGKDGNFIVKIGTPLKNILDFYLGMHNKNIFEEYNIFMGGPMMGILQKNLDSAVIKGTGGFTILKKYPVESKEERECIKCGRCVSVCPVELLPLNYVYYGERQMWEETKNYRVKNCIECGSCNYICSSKIDILSFIKRAKGKCL from the coding sequence ATGGATTATACAAAATATGGTTTAAAACCGGACGATGAAATAAAAAATATTTTTAGAGAAATAAATTCTATATTTAATCTCTGGTGTAAAAAGTGCTATAAAAAATATAAAACAGATATTGAGCCTGAATGCGAAAGATTAAATGAAATATTGGGAGAGGAGAACTCCAAAATAAAAGGATGGACAGGTATTGATTTTCTTTGTAATAATCATCATACAGCGGAAAAACTTATTGAGTTGGGTGTAAATAGTTTTGATTCAATAGGAATTATAGCCTGCGGACTTGGGGTGCAATTTGTTTCTGAGAAATTCCCTGATAAAAGGATTTTTGCCCTTTGCGATTCAATACCACAAAGTGGAAATTCAACAAGTCCTGAGGGGTTTCACGGAGTATCGCTGAGTAAAGAAAAATGTGCTGCCTGTTCTCAATGCTACTTAAATTTAACAGGAGGGATATGCCCTATAGTCAATTGTTCTAAGTCTCTTTTGAACGGTCCCTGTGGTGGTGTAAAAAACGGAAAATGCGAGGTTAACCCCGATATACCTTGCGCCTGGGAAGACATTTATAACAGACTAAAAAAACAGAATAAATTATTTTGTTCTGAAATACAGGTAAGAGATTTTAACAGATTTAATTTTGATGAAAAAAAGAAATATTCCGAAATATCTTTAAGCAAAAGGCAGGAAGGTTTTTATGGAGGAGTCCATCCATTGGATTCAAAAGAAAACACAAGCAGGGCAAGAATACTAAATTTTCCAGAGCCCCCATATGTATTAATATTTATTTCTCAACATACGGGTTCTTTATCAAAACCGATAGTAAAAGAAGGCGATACAGTAAAGATGGGTCAGAAGATAGCAGAAAGCACAGGTGTGATATCATCTACAATACATTCAAGTATAAGCGGAAGGGTTGTAAAAATTGAAGAAAAAATACATCCAACATTACAAAAACCAATTCCAGCAATTATTATAGAAAATAACGGGAAGAATACTATGGATGAATCAATAAAACCGGTTGATTTTGAAGGTTTATCAAAAGAAAACATTATAGAGATATTAAAGGAAAAAGGAATCGTCGGGCTTGGTGGGGCAATGTTTCCCACATATGTTAAGTTTCTTTTTGAGGTTTCAAAAAAATCAATTGAAACATTAATTGTTAATGGATGTGAATGCGAACCATATCTTAATACAGATAACAGGATAATGATAGAGTACCCTGAAAAAATATTAAAGGGCATAAAAGTTCTTCAAAAGATTGCAAATCCTAAAAATACAATCATTGGAATAGAGGATAACAAGAAAGAAGCAATAGAGATATTACAGAAATATTCTTCTTCTGATATAACTGTTTTGTCATTAAGGACAAAGTATCCTCAGGGAGCGGAAAAGATGTTAATTAAGCGGTTGACAGGGAAAAATGTTCCAGAAGGCGGTCTTCCAATAGAGGTTGGTTCTATTGTTATAAATGTTGGAACAGCCCTTGCGATATACAAGGCAATATTTGAAGGGATACCATTAATAGACAGAGTTATAACAGTTTCAGGAGACGGTGTTGGTAAAGACGGGAATTTTATTGTTAAGATAGGAACTCCATTAAAAAATATTCTTGATTTTTATCTTGGTATGCATAATAAGAATATCTTTGAAGAATATAATATATTTATGGGTGGTCCAATGATGGGTATTCTTCAAAAGAATCTTGATTCAGCCGTTATTAAAGGAACAGGCGGTTTTACAATTTTAAAAAAATATCCTGTTGAATCAAAAGAAGAAAGAGAATGTATTAAATGTGGAAGATGTGTTTCTGTGTGCCCTGTTGAACTTTTGCCCTTGAATTATGTTTATTATGGAGAAAGGCAGATGTGGGAGGAAACTAAAAATTATAGGGTCAAAAACTGTATTGAATGCGGTTCCTGTAATTATATATGTTCATCTAAAATAGATATATTGAGTTTTATAAAGAGAGCAAAGGGAAAATGCTTATAA
- a CDS encoding xylose isomerase → MKLGVFTVLYGDVEFEKALVKFAEAGLEAIEIGTGNYPGSSHCPVDKLLESDGKCKEYLAMIKDNGLIISALSCHGNPLHPDKKIAREHHQTHRKTIRLAKKLGVKNVVNFSGCPGDSEDAKFPNWVTCPWPEDFTQIVEWQWNKKVIPYWKQEAKVAREHGVRICFEMHPGFVVYNTETLLRLRAECGENIGANFDPSHLFWQGIDPILSVRALEKTIFHIHSKDTKIYEANSKINGVLDTKSYGKESVRSWIFRTVGYGHGEDFWKDFVSTLRMVRYDGVLSIEHEDSLMSKDEGFYKAVDFLKKIILKESAGRMWWA, encoded by the coding sequence ATGAAACTTGGTGTATTTACTGTTCTTTATGGAGATGTAGAATTTGAAAAAGCACTTGTAAAATTTGCAGAGGCAGGACTTGAGGCAATTGAAATTGGGACTGGAAACTATCCCGGCTCTTCACATTGCCCTGTGGATAAACTTCTTGAAAGTGACGGGAAATGCAAGGAATACCTTGCTATGATAAAAGACAATGGACTTATAATAAGTGCGCTTTCCTGTCATGGAAATCCTCTGCATCCTGATAAAAAAATAGCAAGAGAACATCACCAGACACATAGAAAGACCATTAGACTTGCAAAAAAATTGGGTGTAAAAAATGTGGTAAATTTTTCCGGGTGTCCGGGTGATAGTGAAGATGCAAAATTCCCTAACTGGGTTACTTGTCCCTGGCCTGAGGATTTTACACAGATTGTGGAATGGCAGTGGAATAAAAAGGTTATACCCTACTGGAAACAAGAGGCGAAAGTAGCCAGAGAGCATGGAGTAAGAATATGTTTTGAGATGCATCCCGGTTTTGTTGTCTACAATACAGAGACATTATTAAGGTTAAGGGCAGAATGTGGGGAAAATATAGGTGCAAACTTTGACCCGAGCCACCTTTTCTGGCAGGGCATAGACCCGATATTATCGGTAAGGGCGCTGGAGAAAACAATATTCCATATTCATTCAAAAGATACAAAAATATACGAGGCAAATTCAAAAATAAACGGGGTTCTGGATACAAAATCTTATGGAAAAGAAAGCGTAAGGTCATGGATATTCAGAACAGTTGGATATGGGCATGGTGAAGATTTCTGGAAAGACTTTGTAAGTACACTTCGTATGGTCAGGTATGACGGGGTTCTTTCAATAGAGCATGAAGACAGTCTTATGAGCAAAGACGAAGGATTTTATAAAGCGGTGGATTTTCTTAAAAAAATTATATTAAAAGAATCTGCTGGCAGGATGTGGTGGGCGTAA
- a CDS encoding dehydrogenase, which produces MADTIGVGLVGYKFMGKAHSNAFLKVNKFFKPKIKPVMRAICGRHEKEVINVQQNWGWETYETDWKKLIKRDDIHLVDISTPNDTHCEIAIEAAKAGKHILCEKPLAMNSEEAKKMVNAVKKAGVKHMICFNYRRVPAISLAKKIIDEGRIGRIYHIRAVYLQDWIINPEFPLVWRLDSRVAGSGSHGDLNAHLIDLTRFLAGDFDEVVGCSETFIKQRPVLSATTEGLSAKSSPKKGKVTVDDAMLFLARFKNGALGSFEATRFAAGRKNGEKIEINGSEGSLVFEFERMNELKFYSRKDPSHIQGFRTILVTEPGIHPYIDGYWPPGHIIGYEHTFINTIYDLLNDIADNRMPSPNFEDGLKCQKVLDAVMQSVKEKKWIKI; this is translated from the coding sequence ATGGCTGATACAATTGGTGTAGGACTTGTAGGTTATAAGTTTATGGGAAAGGCTCATTCAAACGCTTTTTTGAAAGTAAATAAATTTTTTAAGCCAAAGATTAAACCGGTAATGAGAGCTATATGCGGAAGGCATGAAAAAGAAGTGATAAATGTTCAACAAAACTGGGGATGGGAAACATATGAAACTGATTGGAAAAAACTTATAAAAAGAGATGACATACATCTGGTTGATATTTCAACCCCCAATGATACGCACTGTGAGATTGCCATTGAGGCAGCAAAAGCAGGGAAGCATATTCTTTGTGAAAAACCTCTTGCTATGAATAGTGAAGAAGCAAAAAAGATGGTTAATGCGGTTAAAAAAGCAGGAGTAAAACATATGATTTGTTTTAATTACAGGAGGGTTCCTGCCATTTCTCTTGCAAAAAAAATTATAGATGAGGGAAGAATCGGAAGGATATACCATATAAGGGCTGTTTATTTGCAGGACTGGATTATAAATCCTGAATTTCCTCTTGTATGGAGGTTGGACAGCAGGGTTGCAGGTTCAGGTTCACACGGTGACTTAAATGCTCATCTTATAGACCTTACAAGGTTTCTTGCAGGAGATTTTGATGAGGTTGTAGGTTGCAGTGAAACATTTATAAAACAAAGACCTGTATTATCTGCAACAACGGAAGGACTTTCTGCCAAAAGTTCTCCCAAGAAGGGTAAGGTTACGGTTGACGATGCGATGCTTTTTCTTGCAAGGTTTAAAAATGGAGCACTGGGAAGTTTTGAGGCAACAAGATTTGCAGCAGGAAGAAAAAATGGTGAAAAAATAGAAATAAATGGAAGTGAAGGAAGTCTTGTTTTTGAGTTTGAGAGAATGAATGAACTTAAATTTTATTCAAGAAAAGACCCTTCACACATACAGGGCTTCAGGACAATACTTGTTACCGAACCAGGTATTCATCCATATATAGACGGCTACTGGCCACCCGGACATATAATAGGCTATGAGCATACATTTATAAACACTATATATGATCTTCTCAATGATATTGCTGATAACAGGATGCCTTCTCCTAATTTTGAGGATGGGCTTAAATGTCAGAAAGTGTTAGATGCTGTAATGCAATCTGTTAAAGAAAAAAAATGGATAAAAATATAA